A single region of the Gossypium arboreum isolate Shixiya-1 chromosome 12, ASM2569848v2, whole genome shotgun sequence genome encodes:
- the LOC108481625 gene encoding transcription factor TCP12, whose protein sequence is MFPSSNSYNPCPSTIHAMPGNSISADQHPADSSLEDHPPAFFNFPAPFFDDDDDDGLLMSHLLSQAQQQILGSSSNTAPPDSEINAAPPIKETKKVPPNRKRSSNNGAKQGIPRKRTGKKDRHSKIYTAHGPRDRRMRLSLQIARKFFDLQDMLGFDKASKTIEWLFSKSKAAIKELTENLPALKHRCSEGGKSVSSTSESEVVSAAKECQDNMGDRQGVIASGEAMRSTTTARVTKERKSRKVSINHIVARESRDKARARARERTREKMRMRDLEKTNKCSDESNPNELEELQSSSPLEIGENSGPSTETNYSLKVVTEKPHRNTADSDSIEHQMDFVSTIEKFLGITRSSAMFNYSNNIADSREENSAENCPVFSGNWGMNNERIHYSYCAMTNIKDSTGITQEQNPSIIFMTDPNEQEQKISSSFMSNSNTQAENSTTNLIANSYAKMMNHNSDLTNPSNAHEGRNPTSILMSSSHIGLHSDYHENPAVASKFHHFYL, encoded by the coding sequence ATGTTTCCTTCCAGCAACAGTTACAACCCTTGTCCCTCGACCATCCATGCCATGCCTGGAAACTCTATTTCAGCTGATCAACACCCAGCAGACTCTTCACTGGAGGATCACCCCCCTGCTTTTTTTAACTTTCCTGCACCTTTTTTTGACGACGACGATGATGATGGGTTGCTTATGAGTCACCTTTTATCCCAAGCACAGCAACAAATCTTGGGGTCCAGTAGCAACACGGCACCACCGGATTCCGAGATTAATGCAGCTCCTCCAATAAAGGAAACCAAAAAGGTGCCGCCCAACCGGAAGAGAAGTAGTAACAACGGTGCAAAGCAGGGGATTCCTCGAAAGAGAACCGGAAAGAAAGACAGGCACAGCAAGATCTATACAGCTCATGGTCCAAGAGATCGGCGAATGAGATTGTCACTTCAAATTGCCCGTAAGTTTTTTGATCTTCAGGACATGCTAGGCTTCGACAAAGCAAGCAAAACTATTGAATGGCTCTTCTCTAAATCCAAGGCTGCTATCAAGGAACTCACGGAAAACCTCCCAGCACTGAAGCACAGATGCAGTGAGGGAGGAAAGAGCGTGTCATCTACATCTGAAAGCGAAGTAGTGTCGGCAGCCAAAGAGTGTCAAGACAATATGGGAGACCGGCAAGGTGTTATAGCAAGTGGAGAAGCCATGAGAAGTACGACTACAGCTAGAGTGACAAAGGAAAGAAAATCACGTAAAGTTTCAATCAATCATATTGTTGCAAGAGAATCCAGGGACAAGGCAAGAGCAAGAGCAAGGGAGAGAACAAGAGAGAAAATGAGGATGAGAGATCTTGAAAAAACAAATAAATGTTCAGATGAGTCCAACCCTAATGAATTGGAAGAATTGCAGTCCTCGAGTCCTCTTGAAATTGGCGAAAATTCGGGCCCCTCTACTGAAACAAACTATAGTCTCAAGGTTGTGACAGAAAAACCCCACCGTAATACTGCGGACTCGGACTCGATAGAACATCAAATGGATTTTGTAAGCACCATTGAGAAATTCCTGGGCATCACAAGGTCGTCAGCCATGTTTAATTACTCAAACAACATTGCAGACTCAAGGGAAGAAAACTCAGCGGAAAACTGTCCAGTTTTTTCAGGAAATTGGGGCATGAACAATGAGAGGATCCATTACAGTTACTGTGCGATGACAAACATCAAGGATTCAACAGGTATTACCCAAGAACAAAACCCTAGTATAATTTTCATGACGGACCCTAATGAGCAAGAGCAAAAGATTAGTTCAAGTTTTATGTCCAACTCAAATACCCAAGCGGAAAATTCCACCACCAATCTCATTGCCAACTCATATGCAAAAATGATGAACCATAATTCAGACTTGACGAACCCCTCAAATGCCCATGAAGGAAGAAACCCTACTTCAATTCTCATGTCCTCCTCGCACATTGGCTTGCATTCAGATTACCACGAAAATCCCGCTGTTGCCAGCAAATTCCACCATTTTTACTTATGA
- the LOC108480632 gene encoding uncharacterized protein LOC108480632 translates to MSSLAAARADNFYYPPEWDPSQGSLNKFHGQHALRERARKIDQGILIIRFEMPFNIWCGGCNSMIAKGVRFNAEKKQVGNYYSTKIWSFTMKSACCKREIVIQTDPKNCEYVIISGAQRKTEVFDVEDAETLELPADEERGKLADPFYRLEHQEEDLQKKKEAEPVLVRLQRVSDARHSDDYALNKALRAKLRSQKKRVFEEESASRKMGLSIRLLPASEEDGATAAGVKFSSKFERNRKDKRALIKTASIFPGSSGSSSSNKKRLELESKRRKICAAAAFNLLTQGFKPSSWSRDAVKKSASLNARKF, encoded by the exons ATG TCTTCGCTTGCAGCTGCTAGAGCAGATAACTTTTACTATCCTCCAGAATGGGATCCAAGTCAG GGCTCCTTGAACAAGTTTCATGGACAACATGCTTTGAGAGAGAGGGCGAGGAAAATAGATCAAGGCATTTTGATTATAAG GTTTGAAATGCCTTTCAATATATGGTGTGGGGGGTGCAATTCTATGATAGCAAAAGGTGTACGGTTCAATGCTGAGAAAAAGCAAGTGGGAAATTATTATTCTACAAAG ATATGGAGCTTTACCATGAAGTCTGCATGCTGCAAACGTGAGATAGTCATTCAAACGGACCCCAAAAATTGTGAGTATGTGATCATTAGTGGGGCTCAGCGGAAAACTGAAGTGTTTGATGTTGAGGACGCAGAGACATTAGAACTCCCTGCTGATGAAG AAAGAGGCAAGCTTGCTGATCCATTTTATCGTCTTGAACACCAGGAGGAGGATTTGCAGAAGAAGAAAGAAGCTGAGCCAGTACTTGTTCGCCTTCAGCGTGTATCTGATGCCAGGCATTCAGATGACTATGCCCTCAACAAAGCTCTGCGTGCCAAACTTAGA AGTCAAAAGAAGAGGGTTTTTGAAGAAGAATCTGCTTCAAGGAAAATGGGCCTAAGCATTCGACTACTTCCGGCAAGTGAAGAAGATGGTGCTACTGCTGCAGGAGTCAAATTTtcttccaagtttgagagaaacaGGAAAGATAAGAGAGCATTGATTAAAACTGCTTCAATCTTCCCTGGATCATCTGGGTCGTCCTCGTCCAATAAGAAGAGGTTGGAGCTCGAGTCCAAGAGAAGAAAAATCTGTGCAGCTGCGGCTTTTAACTTGCTGACACAGGGGTTCAAACCATCATCATGGTCTCGAGATGCTGTGAAGAAGAGTGCTTCCTTGAATGCACGGAAATTTTAG